The Pricia mediterranea genome includes a window with the following:
- a CDS encoding orotidine 5'-phosphate decarboxylase / HUMPS family protein, with translation MKPIVQISLDLTQIDEALETAALAVRAGVDWLEAGTPLILAEGLHGVRKLREAFPEVPIVADLKTMDGGYLEAEMMAKAGATHVVVMARAHEETIKMVVRAGKDYGIKVMGDNLGCDDRIAGARRLEALGCDYVIHHIGYDERRGIAASGQRMPSPLDELREVVTAVNVPVQAVGGLTLEQAVKCPEYGAPLVVLGAPLTIDADAFKTADGDLETSLRLICEKIHAYGEV, from the coding sequence ATGAAACCCATCGTTCAGATTTCGCTGGACCTGACCCAAATCGACGAGGCGCTGGAAACAGCTGCCTTGGCTGTACGAGCAGGAGTCGATTGGCTGGAGGCGGGAACGCCGCTGATTCTGGCAGAAGGCCTGCACGGGGTGCGTAAATTACGGGAGGCCTTTCCCGAAGTGCCTATTGTCGCCGACCTGAAAACTATGGACGGGGGATACCTCGAGGCGGAAATGATGGCCAAAGCGGGGGCGACCCACGTGGTCGTCATGGCGCGGGCCCATGAAGAGACCATCAAAATGGTGGTGCGGGCAGGAAAAGATTATGGAATTAAGGTCATGGGCGACAATCTGGGCTGCGACGATCGTATTGCCGGTGCCCGACGGCTCGAGGCCTTGGGCTGTGATTACGTCATCCACCATATCGGCTACGACGAGCGCAGGGGCATTGCCGCAAGCGGGCAACGAATGCCAAGTCCGTTGGATGAGCTACGGGAGGTAGTGACTGCCGTAAACGTTCCGGTTCAGGCGGTAGGCGGACTGACCTTGGAGCAGGCCGTCAAGTGTCCCGAGTATGGGGCGCCCTTGGTGGTATTAGGCGCTCCGTTGACCATAGATGCCGATGCCTTTAAGACCGCCGACGGTGATCTGGAAACTTCCTTACGTCTTATCTGCGAAAAGATTCATGCCTATGGGGAGGTTTAA
- a CDS encoding zinc-binding dehydrogenase — MKSEAVVNFAPKSGSVEIREIPKPSIGEEDVLLKVANVGVCGSDLHQWTADHSWPVNYPVVLGHEFGGHVVELGSRVKGWKEGSRVVSETAAVIDPDSPLSRQGFYNLDASRKGFGYGVDGAMTRFVRVPARCLHRVPENLPFEQACLTEPCSVAYNAVAMNSNIAPGDRVIVLGPGTIGILCAAVARLCGAEVAVVGLETDKARLEIARHYGCEAIIGDATEWGEGRDGLGADCIIDATGASTALRTALQLVRPKGHITKVGWGPQPLGFSLDALVQKNITLQGSFSHNWPIWEKVLSLLSSGQLDVKPIIGGVWGLSNWLDAFERMHSGKVVKSILKPE; from the coding sequence ATGAAATCCGAAGCTGTAGTCAATTTTGCCCCGAAATCGGGAAGCGTGGAAATCCGCGAAATCCCAAAACCCTCTATCGGAGAAGAAGATGTGCTGTTGAAAGTCGCCAACGTCGGGGTCTGCGGTAGCGATCTGCACCAATGGACCGCCGACCATAGCTGGCCCGTAAACTATCCGGTTGTACTAGGCCACGAGTTCGGGGGCCATGTCGTTGAGTTGGGAAGTAGGGTAAAGGGATGGAAGGAAGGAAGTCGCGTAGTCAGCGAAACCGCAGCGGTCATCGACCCCGACAGTCCGCTTTCAAGGCAGGGATTCTATAATCTGGACGCCTCCCGAAAGGGGTTCGGCTACGGGGTCGATGGAGCCATGACCCGATTTGTCCGGGTACCCGCACGCTGCTTGCACCGAGTGCCGGAAAATCTGCCCTTTGAGCAGGCCTGTCTGACCGAGCCTTGCTCGGTGGCCTATAATGCCGTAGCAATGAACTCAAATATTGCTCCCGGGGACAGGGTCATCGTACTTGGACCGGGCACCATCGGAATCCTCTGCGCCGCCGTGGCAAGGTTGTGCGGGGCCGAAGTCGCCGTCGTTGGACTGGAGACCGATAAGGCAAGGCTTGAGATTGCCCGACACTATGGCTGTGAAGCTATCATCGGCGACGCGACGGAGTGGGGCGAGGGGCGGGACGGACTCGGGGCGGACTGTATCATCGATGCTACCGGGGCCAGTACCGCCTTAAGAACTGCCCTTCAGTTGGTGCGCCCCAAAGGCCATATCACCAAGGTAGGCTGGGGTCCGCAGCCCCTGGGTTTTTCGTTGGATGCCTTGGTACAAAAAAACATTACCTTGCAAGGGAGCTTTAGCCACAACTGGCCGATATGGGAAAAGGTATTGTCTCTACTCTCTTCGGGACAATTAGATGTCAAACCTATAATCGGCGGCGTTTGGGGGTTGTCAAATTGGCTGGACGCCTTCGAGAGGATGCATTCGGGCAAAGTGGTCAAGAGTATCCTAAAACCTGAGTAA